In candidate division WOR-3 bacterium, the DNA window TTTTGTTGCAAAAAGGGCAGTACTTGACATACTCGACCCTGCCGGTATGTTTTTTCTTGTTCTTCTTAGTTGTGTAATTTCTTCTCTTGCATTCGTTGCAAGCGAGGACGATTATTTCT includes these proteins:
- the rpmG gene encoding 50S ribosomal protein L33, with protein sequence MPREIIVLACNECKRRNYTTKKNKKKHTGRVEYVKYCPFCNKRVSHKETK